TCGTCGCACACGTGGCGCAGTTCCTGGCGGAAACCGGCGCAGCTGACTAAGCGCGATCAATCCACCCAATCAACAAGTCATCGATTCGATTTATCTAACCGGAGTCTCGCCATGAACAACCTCACAGGAAAGACCGCGCTCGTTACGGGCGCTTCACGCGGCATCGGCCGCGCCAGCGCGCTCGCGCTCGCCCACGCCGGCGCGCAGGTGCTGGTTCACTACAGCAGCGGAGAGAAGGAAGCGGACGCCGTGGTCGCCGAAATTCGCGCGGCCGGAGGCAATGCGCAGAAAGTCGCCGCGAACTTACGCAATGCCGACGGTCCGCACGAACTGGCCAAACAGGTGCGCGCGGTGATCGGCCATCGGCTGGATATTCTGGTGGCGAACGCCGGCATTTCGAAAGCGGCGAGCATTGAAGACACGACCGTCGCGGATTTCGACAATCTGTTCGCCGTGAACGTGCGCGCGCCGTTCTTTCTCGTGCAACAGCTCTTGCCGGTGATGTGTAAGGGCAGCAGCGTGGTGCTGCTGTCGTCGCTCGCCGCGCGCGCCGCGGTCGGCACGCTGCCCGCTTATGCCGCGACCAAGGGCGCCGTGGATACGCTCGTCAGGCATTTTGCGGCCGCGCTCGGCGAACGCGGCATTCGTGTGAATGCGGTTGCGCCGGGGGTCGTTGAAACCGACATGTCCAATTTCACGAAAACCGATTCGGGACGCGAGGTCACGCTGAACATGCAGGCCTTGAAACGGGTCGCGCAACCGGACGATATTGCCGGCGCCGTGGCCTTCCTGGCCTCCGACGCCGCGCGCTGGATCACCGGTGAAACGCTGCACGTGGACGGCGGCTCGAAACTCTGAGTTCGACGTTCGACGCGCGACGTTCAAAGCGCTAAACCCGACGCGCCGCCCGCTGACCGGCCAGCCTGCCGGTCACTTCCACATCGTGCGGCCGAGGAACGTCAGCGTGCGGTCCCACGCCTGCTGCGACCAGACCGGATCGAACTGGGTCCGCGGAATACGGCCGTAGCCGACCGCCGTTTCGTTGGCAAACGCGTGATGCGCGAGATAGCGATGGAATTCGACGTCGACGTTCGCTTCGGTCAGCTTCTTTTCCAGCGCGTCGACCGTTTCCGCCGGGAAAAACTCGTCTTGCGTCGCCCAGTGGCCGATCACCGGCACCTTGATTTTCGACGCGTCGATATATTCCAGCGGCGGAAAGCCGTACCACACCACGCCGGCCGCCACTTCGGGGATATTGGATAGCGCGAGCAGGGTCAGTGCGCCGCCCATGCAATAACCGGTCACCGCCACCTTATCCGCCTGCTGCTTCAGATATTGAACCGCGCCGCGCACGTCTTGCGTGGCGGCGTCGCCGAAATCGAGCGCGCTCATCAGATGGTGGGCCTCTTCCTGCTCGACGGTCGACTTGCCGCGGTACAGATCGGGCACCAGCGCGAGATAACCGGACAGGGCGAGCCGGTCGGCGACGCCGCGAATCTGGTCGTTCAACCCCCACCACTCCTGAATCACGACGACGGCGGGCGCGCCTTCCAGTTTCGCCGGTTTCGCGAGATAGCCTTGCAACGGCTTGCCGTCAGGCCGGTTAAAAGTGACCATCGATCCGTGTGGCTGTTTCATCGGTTTCTCCTCGGGGTAGACGAAGCCGCTAGCATAGCGCCAGTGCCCCTCGTTCTGCCGGCGGCCTGCCATCCCGCGAGTCGTGCGAGATGCGTGCGCGATACGTACGATCAAGGCCCCACCCACGGCCGGCCTAGGGTCTTTGCACCGGGGCAACGATCGAATTTTGCGAAACCCGCCACTCGATCTCATACTGCCGGCTACCTATCGCTTCCGGTTCGGGTCAGTCATGGTCGTACCCAAGTTCGTCGACGCCATCCACCGCTCCGGAATGGGTGCCTGCGTCAAGCTGGTGATTGCACTGTCCGTCATTGCCGCCGTCCTCCTCCGTCCGGCGTTCTGCGGCGCGCCCCTCGCCGCCTCATCTCCCACCGCTGAGCCCTTGAATGTCATGCACGTCCGGATTCTTCGCGTACCCGGCGACACCGTGCGCGAAGGCCGCTGGGCTTTTCTGATCACCGCGCTGGACCACACCGTGCCGGCCTACGGCCCCTACGTGATCGACAGCTATTCGGCGGCCATGTCGGCGCGGCGCGAGATCGACGAGGTGATCGCAGGACGCCTGATCAACGTGCTGGCCAGCGAACCCGGCCACCATGAACTCGACGCCGCGACCATTCCGATTCCCATTCCGATCGACCGCGGTCTGCTCGGCTATCGCGTGGCGCTCATCAACGAAGGCCAGCAGGCGAAGTTCAACGCGATCCACGACCTCGCGGGCCTGCGCACGCTGACGATCGGCCAGGGCCAGGATTGGGGCGATGTGCCGGTGTACCGGCTGGCCGGCGTGCCGCTCGTCACGGCGAGCCGCTACGACCTGCTGTTTCCGATGCTGGCCGATCATCGCTTCGATATGTTTCCGCGCGGCGTGCTGGAAATCACTAGCGAGTTGAAAGCGTTTCAAACGAGTTTTCCACAGATGCGGGTCGAGTCCCATCTGCTGATCCGCTATCCGTACGCGCAGTTTTTCTACGTCAGCAAAGACGACCCGATCCTCGCGAAGCGAATCAACGACGGCCTCGAAGCCATGTTGAAGGACGGCAGTTTCGACGCGCTGTTTCGCGCGTATTTCTCGCGCAGCGTCGCCGATCTGCATCTCGAACGGCGCGTGCTGATCGACCTGAAGAATCCGTTTCTGCCGGCGTGGGTGCCGTTGGATCGCAAAGCGCTCTGGCTCGATCCATTTATCGGCAATAAGCGTAACTGAAAGATCGGCTGACAGTGGCTCAGGATTTCCTGACCTCAGAATCAGCAATGCGGCCGCCCAGAGTCCGCGCCGCCTGACGTTCAGCAGACGGCAACGCGTTTACAGTGGAGCGTCCCCTTCCGTTTCCGGATGACCGTCATGCCCGATTATTTTTTGCAGCGCAAGAAGACGGTCAATCGCATCGACGCGCTGTGCGCGGCCTTGTTCGAACTTTGGTGTGAGGAGAAGAAACGTGTACCGCTCGCGTATCTTTTGCACTGCTGGCCATTAACCGGTCACGATCCGGTGTCGGTCAAAAAGATCGCCGACGTGCTGTCGGATCTGTCGCAGTTCCAGGCCAGTCTGCTCAGCCCCGGCGCGTCGCAGATGATCCGCGAGGTGATCGGCAACGTGCGCGAGATCATCGGCGAGCCCGCCCCGCCGGGCGCTCTGGCCTCGAACGGCGCGGGCATCATGTGGACGCGGGTCCGGTTGGGCAATCCGTCCGCCGCGGTGGCGGCCTTCACGAAAGCCGATTTCCTCGACGGCCCCTTATAGACCGCGATTTGCCTGCAAGTGCAAAATACAAACACAAGAATCACAGCACCTGCGGGGAATTATGGTGGTCAATAGCTTGCGTTCTCTCCTGACCTCGACCGGCCGACTCCGGCATAGCGTGGTGCTGCGGCTGCTCGCCATCGTGCTGCTGTTCAGTTGCGCGGTCACCCTGTTGCTGACCGCGCTCCAGCTTTACCGCGACTATGGCCGCGGCGTCGAAGCGATCGAGACCCGTCTGGCCGATATCGATCGAAGCTATCGCGACAGTCTCGGCGAAGCGCTGTGGCAACTAAACCGCACCGAGCTTCAGTTGCAGTTGAACGGGATTTTGCGGCTCGCCGACATGCGCGCCGCCGAAGTGCGCGAGACCGGTTCGAGCGCCGCCCCGCTGGTGGTGACGGCCGGCACGCCGGCGAGCGGCGCCGTGATAGCCCGCGAGTTTCCGATCTTCTACCGGATTCACGGCGTGCAGCAGAAAATCGGCAGCCTGTACGTGCAGGCGACGCTCGACAATCTGTATCACGCGCTCACGCAAACCGCGCTGGTCATTCTGGTCAGTCAGGCGGCCTACACGTTTGTCGTCGCGCTATTCACCATCTATATCATCTCGCGCCTCGTCACCCGGCATCTCGCCACGATCGCGCGGCAGGTCAGTCAGTACGATTTCCGCTCGGCGCACCAACCGTTCGCATTGCCGCGCCCGCAGCCGCGCTGGCCCGACGAACTCGACCGCGTGGTTGCCGCGTTCAACAGCATGGGGCCGCGGCTGCATGAGGCGTATCTGGTGGAGCGCGACGCCGCCGCGCAGCGCGAGGCGCGGCATCTGGCCGAAGCGGCCAATCGGGCCAAGAGCGCCTTCCTCGCGAACATGAGCCACGAACTGCGCACGCCGTTGAACGGCATTCTCGGCTACACGCAGATTTTGCTGCGCGACGGCAGCCAGAGCGAACGCCAACGCGGCGCGGTCGAAGCCATTCACCGCAGCGGCGAACATTTGCTGGCGCTGATCGACGACACGCTCGACTTCGCGCGTATCGAGGCCGGCAAGCTGCGCATTGAAATGACCGACGTGCCGCTGCCGAGAGTGCTCGACACGATCCGCGAAATCATCGGCGTAAAGGCGGAGCAGAAGCGCCTGCAGTTCACCTGCGAGATCGCGCCCGGTCCGGCCTGCGCGGTTCGCGCCGACGAGCAGCGCTTGCGGCAGGTTCTGCTGAACCTGCTCGCGAATGCGCTCCGCTTCACGGACACGGGACAGATCAGCCTGAACGTGGAGCGGGCGGCCTCCGGCGCGGTGCGCTTCTGCGTGCTCGATACCGGCATCGGCATTTCGACGGCCAAGCTGAGCAGCATCTTCGAGCCGTTCGAGCAGGCCGGCAGCGCCGCCCGGCGCGCCGGCGGCGTCGGCCTTGGCCTCGCGATCAGCCAGCAACTAGTGCGGGCGATGGGCGGCGAAATCCGCGCCGAAAGCGAGCCCGGTCATGGCAGCGCGTTCTGGTTCGATCTGGCGGCCGCCACGGTCGACTCCGCCGCGCCGCGCAGTGCCGAGCCCGGCACACCGTCGCGGCGTGTGATCGGCTACGCGGGCGCGCGCCGCTCGGTGGTGGTGATCGACGACGAGCCCATCAACCGTGCGATGGTGAGCGAGTTTCTGCGGCAGTTGGGGTTCGACGTGCGCGAAGCCGCCGGCGGCCGCGAAGGCATTGCGATGGCGCGCGAGGAGACGCCGTCGCTCGTCATGACGGACATTCTGATGCCCGACATGGACGGCCTCGAAACGACGCGCCGCTTGCGGCGTCTGCCCGGCTGCCATGACATTCCGATCATCGCGATGTCGGCGAATCCGTCGTGGAGCGGCGAAAAACGCAGTCTCCATGCGGGCGCGAATGCGTTTCTGCCGAAGCCGGTCGAATTCGACCGGCTGCAAGCGCATCTTGCCGATCTGCTCACGCTGGAATGGCGCTGCGCGCCGCCCACGGGCTCCGCGCCGGTCGAGCCGCCGCCTGAACCGTCGCCCGCGTTGTCGACGGCCGAGATGGAGAATCTCCATCGGTTGGCCCGTCTCGGCGACATGCGCGCGATCGCCGCGTGGGCCGACCGGATCACAGCGCTCGACGCCCGCAACCTGCCGTTCGCGGTGCAACTGCGCGGGCTGGTCAAAGACTATCAGTCGAAAGCGATTCTGCTGCTCGTCGAAACGCATCTCGACCGGAGGCGCACGTCATGAACGCCAACCTGACGCAGCCGGCCACCATCCTGGTCGTGGACGACGCACCGATCAACATCGGCGTGGTGGTCGACAGTCTCGAAGACGAAGGCTTTCACGTACTCATTGCGCTCGACGGCGAGGAAGCGCTCGAACGCGCGCATTTTTCGCAGCCCGATCTGATTCTGCTCGACGTGAAGATGCCGGGCATCGACGGATTCGAAACCTGCCGCCGGCTCAAGCGCGAAGAAGCAACCCGCGAGATTCCGGTGATCTTCATGACCTCGCTGGGCGAACCCGACGATCTCGTCGAAGGCTTCTCGGCCGGTGGCATCGACTATGTGACCAAGCCGTTCCAGATTGCCGAAATGCTGGCGCGAATTCGCACCCACCTCGCGCTGCGCGCGCTGCATAAGCAACTGCGAACGCAGAACGTGCGGCTCTCGAACGAGGTCGCCGCGCACCGCGAGGAACAGGCCGCCTTATCGCGGGTGCGCGACGAACTCGAAATCCGGGTGGCGGACCGGACCAGCCAGCTTGCCCGCGCGAATGCGAACCTGCTGATCGAAATCGACGAACGCAAACGGACCGAGACCAAGCTGGTATCGAGCGAAACGCGCTTTCGCACGATCGTCGAGACCAGCCCGGTGCCGCTGTGCATCACGTCCATGCACGACGGCCGCGTGCTGTACATGAACGCGCCGTTTCGCTGGCTGTTCGCCCTCGACAAGGAATGGCGCGGCGTCACCTGCATCGCCGACTTTTACGTCGACCCGACCGAACGCGACCGCACGATCGCCTTGATGCGCGCCGAAGGCGGCTTTACCAACGCCGAAATCCAGTTCAAGGATTCGGCGGGCGCGAGCTTCTGGGCCGTCGCCACCGCCCGTATTGCCACCTTCGACGACGCGCCCGCGATCTACGTCGGCTTCAACGACGTCACCGCGCGCAAGCAGGCGGAAGAAATGCTGCGCGCGAGCGAAGCGAGCCTCGCGAACGCGCAACGGCTCGCCAAACTCGGCGACTGGGAATGGAACGTCAGCGACGGCGTGACGCACTGGTCGTATGAGATGTACCGGATTCTCGGTCTCGAACCGAACGGCGTGCGCCCGAACCTGCGCACGCTGCGCGCCGCCCTGCATCCGGACGATCGCGCCGCGGTGCGGCACGCGGTGCATGCGGTGATCGCCGGCCGGCGGCCGCAGTTTCTCGATTGCCGTCTGAGCGGGAACGGCGGCGAGCCGCGGATCGTGCAACTACACGTGGAATGTTCGAGCGGCGGACTCGGGCAGCCGCTCACGCTGGTCGGCACGATACAGGACATCACCGAACGCAAGCGTGTCGAACAGGAACTGCTCGAATCGCGCGAACGGTTGCGGGAATTGTCGGCGTATATGGAAGCGGTGCGCGAAGAAGAACGCAAACGCATCGCGATGGAAATTCACGACGAACTCGGCCAGTTGCTGACCGCGCTGAAAATGGACGTGTCGTTGTTGCGCATGCGCCTGGTCAGCGATTCGGAAGCGGCGCGCAAGACCGACGACATGCGCGAGCTCGTCGAAAAGACCATCTGGATGGTACGAAATGTCGCCAGTCATCTCCGACCGGCCGCGCTAAACTTTGGCGTCGTGTCGGCACTCGAATGGCTGGTCGACGACTTCGTGCGGCGCAATCAACTGCCGTGCAAGCTGGCGATTCACGGCGGCGAACCGGTGCTGCCGGACGCGCATGCCACGGCCGTGTTCCGTATCGTGCAAGCGTCGCTGACCAATATCGCGCGGCACGCGCTGGCCACGCGCGTGGACGTGACGCTCACCAGCGGCGACGACGCATTAGCCCTTCATATCAGCGACGACGGCTGCGGTTTCGACCCGGCCGCCGCGCGCCGCCGCTACTCGTACGGACTGCTGGGCATGAGCGAGCGTGCGCGGCTGATCGGCGCCACGTTACAGATCGAGAGCGCGCCGGGCGCGGGCACGACCGTCTCGATTCACATCCCGCTCACGAATCGGAACCCCCCATGATCAGAATTCTCATTGCAGACGACCACGCGATCGTGCGAGGCGGTTTGAAGCAGATCATCGCGACCACCGCCGACATGATCGTCGCGGACGAAGCGGCCGAAGGCGCGGAAGTGCTCGACAAACTGCGCGCCGGCTGTCCCGATCTGCTGCTGCTCGACATGACGATGCCGGGCATCAGCGGCATCGATCTGATCCGGCGCGTGCGGGCCGAGTACGCCAGCCTGCCGGTGCTCGTGCTGAGCATTCACAACGAGGCGCAGGTCGTATCGCGCGCATTGCGCGCGGGCGCCACCGGCTACCTCACGAAAGACAGCGACCCGGAGGTGCTGTTGACCGCGATTCGCAAGCTCGCCGAAGGTGGCCGCTTTATCGATCCGAAACTGGTGGACTCGATGATCTTCGGCACGCACACAGGCGAAACACCGCCGCACGCCATTCTGTCCGACCGCGAATTCCAGGTGCTGCAAGCGCTGGCCGCAGGAAAGAGCATTAACGACATTGCCGAAACGTTCGCACTCAGCGCCAAAACCATCAGCACTCACAAAATGCGCCTGATGCAAAAGCTCGGCCTCAACAATAATTCGGAACTGATTCGCTACGCGATCCGACATCACCTGAGTACGGAGTGAATGGGCTCAGGAAATCCTTACGTTTTTATCAGAATTTCCCGACACCCA
This genomic stretch from Paraburkholderia bryophila harbors:
- a CDS encoding dienelactone hydrolase family protein, which produces MKQPHGSMVTFNRPDGKPLQGYLAKPAKLEGAPAVVVIQEWWGLNDQIRGVADRLALSGYLALVPDLYRGKSTVEQEEAHHLMSALDFGDAATQDVRGAVQYLKQQADKVAVTGYCMGGALTLLALSNIPEVAAGVVWYGFPPLEYIDASKIKVPVIGHWATQDEFFPAETVDALEKKLTEANVDVEFHRYLAHHAFANETAVGYGRIPRTQFDPVWSQQAWDRTLTFLGRTMWK
- a CDS encoding amino acid ABC transporter substrate-binding protein produces the protein MHVRILRVPGDTVREGRWAFLITALDHTVPAYGPYVIDSYSAAMSARREIDEVIAGRLINVLASEPGHHELDAATIPIPIPIDRGLLGYRVALINEGQQAKFNAIHDLAGLRTLTIGQGQDWGDVPVYRLAGVPLVTASRYDLLFPMLADHRFDMFPRGVLEITSELKAFQTSFPQMRVESHLLIRYPYAQFFYVSKDDPILAKRINDGLEAMLKDGSFDALFRAYFSRSVADLHLERRVLIDLKNPFLPAWVPLDRKALWLDPFIGNKRN
- a CDS encoding SDR family NAD(P)-dependent oxidoreductase, translating into MNNLTGKTALVTGASRGIGRASALALAHAGAQVLVHYSSGEKEADAVVAEIRAAGGNAQKVAANLRNADGPHELAKQVRAVIGHRLDILVANAGISKAASIEDTTVADFDNLFAVNVRAPFFLVQQLLPVMCKGSSVVLLSSLAARAAVGTLPAYAATKGAVDTLVRHFAAALGERGIRVNAVAPGVVETDMSNFTKTDSGREVTLNMQALKRVAQPDDIAGAVAFLASDAARWITGETLHVDGGSKL
- a CDS encoding hybrid sensor histidine kinase/response regulator, which gives rise to MNANLTQPATILVVDDAPINIGVVVDSLEDEGFHVLIALDGEEALERAHFSQPDLILLDVKMPGIDGFETCRRLKREEATREIPVIFMTSLGEPDDLVEGFSAGGIDYVTKPFQIAEMLARIRTHLALRALHKQLRTQNVRLSNEVAAHREEQAALSRVRDELEIRVADRTSQLARANANLLIEIDERKRTETKLVSSETRFRTIVETSPVPLCITSMHDGRVLYMNAPFRWLFALDKEWRGVTCIADFYVDPTERDRTIALMRAEGGFTNAEIQFKDSAGASFWAVATARIATFDDAPAIYVGFNDVTARKQAEEMLRASEASLANAQRLAKLGDWEWNVSDGVTHWSYEMYRILGLEPNGVRPNLRTLRAALHPDDRAAVRHAVHAVIAGRRPQFLDCRLSGNGGEPRIVQLHVECSSGGLGQPLTLVGTIQDITERKRVEQELLESRERLRELSAYMEAVREEERKRIAMEIHDELGQLLTALKMDVSLLRMRLVSDSEAARKTDDMRELVEKTIWMVRNVASHLRPAALNFGVVSALEWLVDDFVRRNQLPCKLAIHGGEPVLPDAHATAVFRIVQASLTNIARHALATRVDVTLTSGDDALALHISDDGCGFDPAAARRRYSYGLLGMSERARLIGATLQIESAPGAGTTVSIHIPLTNRNPP
- a CDS encoding ATP-binding protein, with the protein product MRSLLTSTGRLRHSVVLRLLAIVLLFSCAVTLLLTALQLYRDYGRGVEAIETRLADIDRSYRDSLGEALWQLNRTELQLQLNGILRLADMRAAEVRETGSSAAPLVVTAGTPASGAVIAREFPIFYRIHGVQQKIGSLYVQATLDNLYHALTQTALVILVSQAAYTFVVALFTIYIISRLVTRHLATIARQVSQYDFRSAHQPFALPRPQPRWPDELDRVVAAFNSMGPRLHEAYLVERDAAAQREARHLAEAANRAKSAFLANMSHELRTPLNGILGYTQILLRDGSQSERQRGAVEAIHRSGEHLLALIDDTLDFARIEAGKLRIEMTDVPLPRVLDTIREIIGVKAEQKRLQFTCEIAPGPACAVRADEQRLRQVLLNLLANALRFTDTGQISLNVERAASGAVRFCVLDTGIGISTAKLSSIFEPFEQAGSAARRAGGVGLGLAISQQLVRAMGGEIRAESEPGHGSAFWFDLAAATVDSAAPRSAEPGTPSRRVIGYAGARRSVVVIDDEPINRAMVSEFLRQLGFDVREAAGGREGIAMAREETPSLVMTDILMPDMDGLETTRRLRRLPGCHDIPIIAMSANPSWSGEKRSLHAGANAFLPKPVEFDRLQAHLADLLTLEWRCAPPTGSAPVEPPPEPSPALSTAEMENLHRLARLGDMRAIAAWADRITALDARNLPFAVQLRGLVKDYQSKAILLLVETHLDRRRTS
- a CDS encoding response regulator, with translation MIRILIADDHAIVRGGLKQIIATTADMIVADEAAEGAEVLDKLRAGCPDLLLLDMTMPGISGIDLIRRVRAEYASLPVLVLSIHNEAQVVSRALRAGATGYLTKDSDPEVLLTAIRKLAEGGRFIDPKLVDSMIFGTHTGETPPHAILSDREFQVLQALAAGKSINDIAETFALSAKTISTHKMRLMQKLGLNNNSELIRYAIRHHLSTE